A stretch of the Candidatus Limnocylindrales bacterium genome encodes the following:
- a CDS encoding DNA translocase FtsK has protein sequence MARSSAASRDPSRLFQEVEAIVASAVGFFLVLCLFSYVPESPGVNHGGRLGFTLANVLVQCFGYGAYVFPAALVSAGAALFISRTVRLSPVRCVGAIFLLLLMSVSLGVYRPHVAPEAAGGWVGGFLGMVMVQGLGAGGSTVALTALFLLDFMMITGYALSDVLRAMQRAIAEAIESAHHASMSALRRAGRHLRQGLPRLRGFSLRDHLPSLALRRRPAAAGAGATGPMVVFGDEDEDEEQEDRAAPARKGSSGIQVLRPRLERPAKKKSEPAQEEFSFSTGGDFRLPPANLLGKRDDRSDYVDEQTLVQSSRILEQKLATFGVGGRVTAVRPGPVITTYEFEPEAGIKVSRVVNLCDDLTMALRAHGVRIVAPIPGKNCVGIEVSNKNRATVGLRDLIDADEFRSHRSSLALALGRDTTGLPMYADLAKMPHLLMAGATGTGKSVALNTYIVSILCKATPNDVRFIMIDPKMLELSLYEGIPHLLVPVVTDVKKAAAALANVMREMDRRFELMKDKKVRSLDDYNKRIAEEKAAAEAAAKLKPKKKVVEVEEEDEQGEEAETVAPKEAALQHEHLPRVVVIIDELADLMMTVGREVESAITRLAQKARAAGIHLIVATQRPSVDVITGLIKANFPSRISFQVTSRPDSRTILDTVGADRLLGNGDALYMAPGTSFLQRLHGALITDLEIKDIVDFLRRQGAPEYQMDMLETAAGEAGEEEGEEFFDELYDRSVELVTQHQQGSTSWLQRKLGIGYNRAARIIEQMEREGVVGPPDGAKPRKVLAQAL, from the coding sequence GTGGCTAGGTCATCCGCGGCAAGCAGGGACCCTTCGCGGCTCTTTCAGGAGGTCGAGGCGATCGTCGCGTCGGCCGTCGGCTTCTTCCTCGTTCTCTGTTTGTTCTCCTACGTGCCCGAATCGCCGGGCGTCAACCACGGCGGGCGCCTCGGCTTCACGCTGGCCAACGTGCTGGTGCAGTGCTTCGGCTACGGGGCCTACGTCTTCCCCGCCGCGCTGGTCAGTGCCGGAGCGGCGCTGTTCATCAGCCGCACCGTCCGTCTCTCGCCGGTTCGGTGCGTGGGCGCCATCTTCCTTCTTCTACTGATGTCGGTGAGCCTGGGCGTTTACCGGCCTCACGTTGCGCCCGAGGCTGCCGGCGGCTGGGTCGGCGGTTTTCTCGGCATGGTCATGGTGCAGGGCCTCGGCGCCGGCGGCTCCACCGTCGCGCTGACGGCGCTGTTCCTCCTCGATTTCATGATGATCACCGGCTACGCGCTCTCCGACGTGCTGCGCGCCATGCAGCGCGCCATCGCCGAGGCCATCGAGTCCGCCCACCACGCCTCGATGTCGGCGCTGCGGCGCGCGGGGCGCCATCTTCGGCAGGGTCTGCCGCGCCTGCGCGGCTTCTCGCTGCGCGATCACCTGCCGAGCCTTGCGCTGCGGCGCCGCCCCGCTGCCGCCGGAGCCGGCGCCACCGGGCCCATGGTCGTCTTCGGCGACGAAGACGAGGACGAGGAGCAGGAGGATCGGGCGGCGCCTGCGCGCAAAGGCAGCTCGGGAATCCAGGTCCTGCGACCGCGACTGGAGCGGCCGGCCAAGAAGAAGAGCGAGCCGGCGCAGGAGGAATTCAGCTTCTCCACCGGCGGCGACTTCCGGCTTCCGCCCGCCAACCTGCTGGGCAAGCGCGACGACCGCTCCGACTACGTCGACGAGCAGACTCTCGTCCAGAGCAGCAGGATCCTCGAGCAGAAGCTGGCCACGTTCGGTGTCGGCGGCCGGGTCACCGCCGTGCGCCCCGGTCCGGTCATCACGACCTACGAGTTCGAGCCCGAGGCGGGCATCAAGGTCAGCCGCGTCGTCAACCTCTGCGATGATCTGACGATGGCGCTGCGCGCGCACGGCGTGCGCATCGTCGCTCCCATTCCGGGCAAGAACTGCGTCGGCATCGAGGTCTCCAACAAGAATCGCGCAACGGTCGGTCTGCGTGATCTGATCGATGCGGACGAGTTCCGCAGCCACCGCTCCTCGCTGGCGCTGGCGCTCGGACGCGACACGACCGGGCTGCCGATGTACGCCGACCTGGCCAAGATGCCGCATCTGCTGATGGCGGGCGCCACGGGAACCGGCAAGTCGGTGGCGCTCAACACCTACATCGTTTCGATCCTCTGCAAGGCCACGCCGAACGACGTGCGCTTCATCATGATCGATCCGAAGATGCTCGAGCTGTCGCTCTACGAGGGCATCCCGCATCTGCTCGTGCCGGTGGTCACCGACGTCAAGAAGGCGGCCGCCGCGCTGGCCAACGTGATGCGCGAGATGGACCGGCGCTTCGAGCTGATGAAGGACAAGAAGGTCCGCAGCCTCGACGACTACAACAAGCGCATCGCCGAGGAGAAGGCGGCGGCGGAGGCGGCGGCCAAGCTCAAGCCGAAGAAGAAGGTCGTCGAGGTCGAGGAGGAGGACGAACAGGGAGAGGAGGCCGAGACGGTGGCTCCCAAGGAAGCCGCCTTGCAGCACGAGCACCTGCCGCGCGTGGTCGTCATCATCGACGAGCTGGCGGACCTGATGATGACGGTGGGGCGGGAGGTGGAGTCGGCCATCACGCGCCTGGCGCAGAAGGCGCGCGCAGCCGGAATTCACCTGATCGTTGCCACGCAGCGTCCCTCGGTCGACGTCATCACGGGTCTCATCAAGGCGAATTTCCCATCACGCATTTCCTTCCAGGTAACGTCGCGCCCCGACTCGCGCACGATCCTGGACACGGTCGGCGCCGACCGGCTGCTCGGCAATGGCGATGCGCTGTACATGGCGCCGGGCACCTCGTTCCTTCAGCGCCTGCATGGCGCGCTGATCACGGACCTGGAGATCAAGGACATCGTCGACTTCCTGCGACGCCAGGGCGCGCCCGAGTACCAGATGGACATGCTGGAGACCGCGGCCGGCGAGGCGGGCGAGGAGGAAGGCGAGGAATTCTTCGACGAGCTCTACGATCGCTCGGTCGAGCTCGTCACCCAGCACCAGCAGGGCTCCACCTCCTGGCTGCAGCGCAAGCTCGGCATCGGCTACAACCGCGCCGCCCGCATCATCGAGCAGATGGAGCGCGAAGGCGTCGTCGGCCCTCCCGACGGCGCCAAGCCCCGAAAGGTTCTGGCCCAGGCGCTGTAG
- a CDS encoding outer-membrane lipoprotein carrier protein LolA → MTPAKLARLSLVALLSAPPALAQEAAPAKPAPTVKTAPPAKVKSAPAQQKSGGEKNAPAEQKPADKSAPAAASSNDNIKKAAEAAARAAARLNPNASDPEAEKIWRAYEQRWAETEDYAAGFRQIIEVADVGTKVESAGRFFFAKPDLVRWEYTEGPPQTVVGDGQTIWLYQPDLEQVYKIPYSKAFGRGGLVALLAGRKGVAERYVATLKRPDPATVLIHLKPREQGHEDLEVKLDAQTFDLQAVTVRDAAGSVTQMTFAEPQRNRGSDKAHFLFTPPSGVDVITDPQPGF, encoded by the coding sequence GTGACCCCGGCCAAACTCGCTCGTCTTTCGCTGGTTGCACTGCTGTCCGCACCGCCGGCGTTGGCGCAGGAGGCGGCGCCGGCCAAGCCAGCTCCGACCGTCAAAACGGCGCCGCCGGCCAAGGTGAAGAGCGCGCCGGCGCAGCAGAAGAGCGGCGGCGAGAAGAACGCGCCGGCGGAGCAGAAGCCTGCCGACAAGTCGGCGCCGGCGGCAGCAAGCTCCAATGACAACATCAAAAAGGCTGCCGAGGCCGCTGCCAGGGCCGCCGCCAGGCTCAACCCGAACGCCTCCGACCCGGAAGCCGAGAAGATCTGGCGTGCGTACGAGCAGCGCTGGGCCGAAACCGAGGACTACGCGGCCGGCTTTCGCCAGATCATCGAAGTGGCCGACGTCGGCACCAAGGTCGAGAGCGCCGGCCGGTTCTTCTTCGCCAAGCCCGATCTGGTTCGCTGGGAGTATACGGAGGGGCCGCCACAGACGGTTGTCGGAGACGGTCAGACGATCTGGCTGTATCAGCCCGATCTCGAACAGGTGTACAAGATTCCCTACTCGAAGGCGTTCGGGCGCGGCGGGCTGGTCGCGCTGCTTGCCGGTCGCAAGGGCGTGGCCGAGCGGTACGTCGCAACGCTGAAACGCCCCGATCCGGCAACGGTGCTCATTCATCTCAAGCCCCGCGAGCAGGGCCATGAGGATCTCGAGGTGAAGCTGGATGCGCAGACGTTCGATCTGCAGGCGGTGACGGTTCGTGACGCTGCCGGATCGGTGACGCAGATGACGTTCGCGGAGCCGCAGCGAAATCGCGGCAGCGACAAGGCGCATTTCCTGTTCACGCCGCCGTCGGGTGTCGACGTGATCACCGACCCTCAGCCTGGGTTCTGA
- a CDS encoding YajQ family cyclic di-GMP-binding protein, giving the protein MPSFDVVSKINWHEVDNALGQAVKEVGQRFDFKNSDTRIELVKQEAFQIESSDDFHVKASLEVLEGKLAKRGISLAVLDRGPIEPAGGARARQKIKLKAGIDAETAKKIVKDIKATKMKVQVAIQGDSLRVSGKNRDDLQEAIAFLKKNDYGQPLQFENFRD; this is encoded by the coding sequence ATGCCGTCGTTTGATGTGGTTTCGAAGATCAACTGGCACGAAGTCGACAACGCTCTCGGGCAGGCGGTCAAGGAGGTGGGGCAGCGCTTCGACTTCAAGAACTCGGACACCAGGATCGAGCTGGTCAAGCAGGAGGCGTTTCAGATCGAGTCGTCCGACGACTTCCACGTGAAGGCCTCGCTCGAGGTTCTCGAGGGCAAGCTGGCCAAGCGAGGGATCTCGCTGGCCGTGCTGGACCGCGGACCCATCGAGCCGGCCGGCGGCGCTCGCGCCCGTCAGAAGATCAAGCTCAAGGCCGGCATCGATGCCGAGACCGCCAAGAAGATCGTCAAGGACATCAAGGCAACGAAGATGAAGGTGCAGGTGGCGATCCAGGGCGACAGCCTGCGCGTCAGCGGCAAGAACCGCGACGATCTGCAGGAGGCCATTGCGTTCCTGAAGAAGAATGACTACGGCCAGCCGCTGCAGTTCGAGAATTTCCGCGACTGA
- the rimO gene encoding 30S ribosomal protein S12 methylthiotransferase RimO produces the protein MSKKPQIQDPTASRKIFLARLGCPKNQVDGELMIGRALAQGHELVDSPDQADVLVVNTCAFIQEARQESVDTILELARIKARQEGRRLVVTGCMAERYGAELTASIPEIDAMVGTGALDSFPAAIDSTGGVIFRGDKHYLPAAWMERRVTETDGSAYLKVSEGCDHECSFCVIPSFRGRHESRTIDDVAAEAERLAGAGIVELNLIAQDLSAYGRDRGLKDGLAQLLWRLGRVAGLERVRCFYLYPSTLTDSALDAIANVGNVVPYIDIPLQHADGEILRRMRRHRDTGQVRRILERIRERVPGAAIRTSFIVGFPGETEEAFGRLCDFVTESRFHRIGVFTYSPEEGSAAFDLPDPVDAQVAEYRRDALLALQEPISAGWLADEVGQRRRVLVCGRDEDGQWYGRTDLQAPEIDGVTFLTEQVAEQRGRLIDVEITGSDGFDLFGNVSPAD, from the coding sequence ATGAGCAAGAAACCGCAGATCCAGGACCCGACCGCATCGAGGAAGATCTTCCTTGCGAGGCTGGGGTGTCCGAAGAATCAGGTCGATGGGGAGCTGATGATCGGGCGGGCGCTGGCGCAGGGGCACGAGCTCGTCGACAGCCCCGACCAGGCCGACGTGCTGGTGGTCAACACGTGCGCGTTCATTCAGGAGGCGCGGCAGGAGTCGGTCGATACGATCCTGGAGCTGGCTCGCATCAAGGCGCGACAGGAAGGGCGGCGCCTGGTCGTCACCGGTTGCATGGCCGAGCGCTACGGCGCCGAGCTGACCGCATCCATTCCCGAGATCGATGCGATGGTGGGCACCGGAGCGCTCGACAGCTTCCCCGCGGCCATCGACAGCACCGGCGGCGTCATCTTTCGCGGCGACAAGCATTATCTGCCGGCCGCGTGGATGGAGCGCAGGGTCACCGAGACCGACGGCTCGGCCTACCTCAAGGTCTCGGAGGGATGCGATCACGAGTGCTCGTTCTGCGTCATCCCGTCCTTTCGCGGCAGACACGAGAGCCGCACGATCGACGACGTGGCGGCCGAGGCCGAGCGGCTTGCCGGGGCCGGCATCGTCGAGCTCAACCTGATCGCGCAGGACCTGTCGGCCTACGGACGTGACCGCGGCCTCAAGGACGGCCTTGCGCAGCTCCTGTGGCGGCTCGGCCGCGTGGCGGGGCTGGAGCGCGTGCGCTGCTTCTATCTCTACCCGAGCACGCTCACCGACTCGGCCCTCGATGCCATCGCCAACGTCGGGAACGTCGTGCCGTATATCGACATTCCGCTGCAGCACGCCGACGGCGAAATCCTGCGCCGGATGCGCCGCCACAGGGACACCGGGCAGGTGCGACGCATTCTCGAACGGATCCGCGAGCGCGTGCCCGGGGCTGCCATCCGCACCTCCTTCATCGTCGGATTTCCCGGCGAGACCGAAGAAGCTTTCGGTCGTCTGTGCGATTTCGTTACCGAATCGCGCTTCCATCGCATCGGCGTCTTCACCTACTCGCCCGAAGAGGGCAGTGCTGCGTTCGATCTGCCCGACCCCGTCGATGCTCAGGTTGCCGAATATCGGCGCGACGCGCTTCTGGCCCTGCAAGAGCCCATCAGCGCGGGTTGGCTTGCGGACGAAGTCGGACAGCGGCGGCGCGTTCTGGTGTGCGGTCGCGACGAGGATGGTCAGTGGTACGGCCGCACCGATCTGCAGGCGCCCGAGATCGACGGCGTGACGTTTCTTACGGAGCAGGTCGCGGAGCAGCGCGGGCGGCTCATCGACGTCGAGATCACCGGCAGCGACGGCTTCGATCTGTTCGGAAATGTTTCGCCTGCGGATTGA
- a CDS encoding TraR/DksA family transcriptional regulator has protein sequence MRKRDRDKFQTKLLEMRKEIMRVIKDDMKEGREGEAGEGRDTYDIASDERDREINLLLGDRERKKLQLIDDALARIDSGEYGECEECGGEIAAGRLDAMPFTRLCVTCQDEYEQAQRTMHSDAGGITAPRLPGADAEDDNY, from the coding sequence ATGAGAAAACGCGACCGAGACAAGTTTCAGACCAAGCTCCTGGAGATGCGCAAAGAGATCATGCGCGTCATCAAGGACGACATGAAGGAAGGGCGCGAGGGCGAGGCCGGCGAAGGTCGCGACACGTACGATATCGCCAGCGACGAGCGCGATCGCGAGATCAACCTCCTGCTCGGCGACCGCGAGCGCAAGAAGCTTCAGCTCATCGACGATGCACTGGCGCGCATCGACTCGGGTGAGTATGGCGAGTGCGAGGAGTGCGGCGGTGAGATCGCGGCCGGACGCCTCGATGCCATGCCCTTCACCCGCCTGTGCGTGACCTGCCAGGACGAGTACGAGCAGGCGCAGCGCACGATGCACTCGGACGCCGGCGGCATCACGGCTCCCCGCCTGCCCGGCGCCGACGCCGAAGACGACAACTACTGA
- a CDS encoding DUF4147 domain-containing protein, which yields MPTASLRSHALAAWHAGLAAVDARAATARALSARADLSPSDPSTLVVAAGKAAVSMMRGALPVARGIVLAPPEVPAGDLPPAVTVLRGGHPAPTREGIESSLAILEAVRGLRQGQTLLFLLSGGASALLEAPSDDVEPGDLIETHGLLVGSGADIGDINRVRACLSAVKAGALLRAAAPARVVTLAISDVRGDDPAVIGSGPTFPQPIDASAAWQLVQGLGLRLPRSVQARLERLAHRVQDHDAAVRAHGDVDYRIIACAADAAGAAGRALQADGYRVTQLELAGSTEEAAARIAAALSPLQAAGAAAAIVAAGETLVRLPQGAAGRGGRNLDLAARLAIAMGEHAQRQVAVVCAGTDGRDGSSTAAGGVVDTRTAARAAAAGRDLRRALAAFDTEPALAAADALLVTGPTGTNVGDLLVAVTGAGPQPAAVERIRGARGPGSC from the coding sequence GTGCCCACCGCCTCCCTGCGCAGCCACGCCCTGGCCGCCTGGCATGCTGGGCTTGCGGCCGTCGATGCACGAGCGGCAACCGCGCGTGCGCTTTCGGCCCGCGCTGATCTGTCGCCGTCCGATCCGTCCACCTTGGTCGTGGCCGCAGGCAAGGCCGCCGTTTCGATGATGCGCGGCGCGCTTCCCGTGGCGCGCGGAATCGTGCTGGCGCCGCCCGAGGTGCCCGCCGGCGATCTTCCGCCGGCGGTGACGGTGCTGCGCGGCGGACATCCGGCCCCGACGCGCGAAGGGATCGAGTCCTCGCTGGCGATCCTCGAAGCCGTGCGGGGCTTGCGCCAAGGCCAAACGCTCCTGTTCCTGTTGTCCGGCGGCGCCTCGGCTCTGCTGGAAGCGCCCAGCGACGATGTCGAGCCAGGCGATCTCATCGAGACGCACGGGCTCCTGGTCGGCAGCGGCGCCGACATCGGCGACATCAACCGCGTTCGCGCCTGCCTGTCGGCCGTCAAGGCCGGAGCGCTGCTGCGTGCGGCGGCCCCTGCACGCGTGGTCACGCTGGCCATCAGCGACGTGCGCGGCGACGATCCGGCCGTCATCGGATCGGGTCCGACGTTCCCGCAGCCGATCGACGCCAGCGCTGCGTGGCAGCTCGTGCAGGGCCTGGGGCTGCGGCTGCCGCGTTCGGTGCAGGCGCGCCTCGAGCGGCTCGCGCATCGGGTCCAGGACCACGACGCGGCCGTGCGCGCGCACGGCGACGTCGACTACCGGATCATCGCGTGCGCAGCCGATGCCGCCGGCGCCGCAGGCCGGGCGCTCCAGGCCGACGGCTACCGCGTGACGCAGCTCGAGCTTGCGGGCTCCACCGAAGAGGCCGCCGCAAGAATCGCCGCCGCTCTTTCGCCGCTCCAGGCCGCGGGTGCGGCGGCGGCCATCGTGGCGGCGGGAGAGACGCTCGTTCGGCTGCCGCAGGGCGCGGCGGGTCGCGGCGGCCGCAACCTCGATCTTGCCGCGCGTCTTGCCATCGCGATGGGGGAGCACGCGCAGAGGCAGGTCGCCGTCGTCTGCGCCGGCACCGATGGACGCGACGGCTCCAGCACTGCCGCCGGCGGCGTCGTCGATACGCGAACTGCCGCGCGTGCAGCCGCCGCCGGCCGCGACCTTCGGCGCGCGCTGGCAGCCTTCGATACCGAGCCGGCTCTCGCGGCCGCCGATGCCCTGCTCGTCACCGGCCCCACCGGCACCAACGTCGGCGACCTGCTCGTTGCCGTCACCGGCGCGGGCCCGCAGCCTGCGGCCGTCGAGAGAATTCGAGGCGCACGCGGCCCGGGTTCGTGCTAA
- a CDS encoding 7-carboxy-7-deazaguanine synthase QueE: MSAAADKAYLSEIFASFQGEGSRVGQRHLFVRFAGCNIRCRWCDTPASLVRTPACSVDYPGGEHTQLDNPVSWKDLAAIIDRCCKEDPTIAMIAITGGEPMVQSAFLSHWLSCAPPPVPCLLETNAMLVHGLSSVLPRIALVSADVKLPSNSGEGELWDRHRAFLEGCRGTELYVKMPVDAATDAAEVERAARLVAECAPEATLFVQPITAPDTPQWQIDSARLAELAAVAATVVADTRVLPQMHKLVGVR; encoded by the coding sequence ATGTCGGCGGCAGCGGACAAGGCGTATCTGAGCGAGATCTTCGCGTCGTTTCAGGGCGAGGGCTCGCGCGTAGGACAGCGTCACCTGTTCGTGCGCTTTGCCGGCTGCAACATCCGCTGTCGCTGGTGCGACACTCCCGCCTCGCTCGTGCGCACGCCGGCCTGCAGCGTCGATTATCCCGGCGGCGAGCACACCCAGCTCGACAACCCCGTCTCCTGGAAGGATCTGGCGGCGATCATCGACCGCTGCTGCAAGGAAGACCCGACGATCGCCATGATCGCCATCACCGGCGGCGAGCCGATGGTGCAGAGCGCGTTCCTTTCCCATTGGCTCTCGTGCGCGCCGCCGCCGGTGCCATGCCTGCTCGAGACCAACGCGATGCTCGTGCACGGCCTGTCTTCGGTGCTGCCGCGCATCGCGCTGGTCTCGGCGGACGTCAAGCTGCCGTCCAACAGCGGTGAGGGCGAGCTCTGGGACCGCCACCGCGCATTCCTCGAGGGCTGCCGCGGCACCGAGCTGTACGTGAAGATGCCGGTGGATGCGGCAACCGATGCGGCCGAGGTCGAGCGCGCCGCGCGCCTGGTCGCCGAATGCGCGCCGGAGGCCACGCTGTTCGTGCAGCCCATCACCGCGCCCGACACGCCGCAGTGGCAGATCGATTCGGCTCGTCTGGCCGAGTTGGCCGCCGTCGCCGCGACGGTCGTGGCGGACACGCGCGTCCTTCCGCAGATGCACAAGCTGGTCGGCGTGCGATGA
- a CDS encoding glycerol-3-phosphate dehydrogenase/oxidase has protein sequence MTTHASPVQYREVTWRLLGSELFDVCIIGGGINGAAVARDAVLRGMTVALLESNDFASGTSSRSSKLVHGGVRYLQQGDVALVLESCRERDLLRTRIAPHLVRAQRFVFPIYDDDSVPVWQLRIGLTMYDLLAGFQNLQRHKPLSAAQLREREPALATHGLRGGALYYDCWTDDARLTLETALAARAAGAAVLNHAQVVAFDKDATGRLTAACVLDRLSGESVTVRARSFINVAGPWLDHVRRMDDPGAPPRLRLTKGVHAVFDRSRIGNNDAIVMRGVDGRVMFAIPWQSQTVVGTTDTFYSGDPGDVRADGDDVDYILAAVARTFPGANATARHIISTYAGLRPLVAPEDERSASDVSREDQIFESPSGLISLGGGKLTTHRHVAEILVDHAAERVGRRVGRCRTADVPLPGAVGVEPGEALPDTPETREEHIRTRYGALCGEVAALVREDERLGHPLAGDLPDLLAEVVHAADYEMACTLEDALLRRMHVGLRSRERSDVLRLAAEVMGRRLGWDAARTQQEIERCQERLRLDSEGFTSRIDEREGTASMSHREDAPDAAPSAANT, from the coding sequence ATGACGACCCACGCCTCCCCGGTCCAATACCGCGAAGTGACGTGGCGCCTGCTCGGCAGCGAGCTGTTCGACGTCTGCATCATCGGCGGCGGCATCAACGGTGCGGCCGTGGCGCGCGATGCAGTGCTGCGCGGCATGACGGTGGCGCTGCTCGAATCGAACGATTTCGCCTCCGGCACCAGCAGCCGCTCCAGCAAGCTCGTGCACGGCGGCGTGCGCTACCTGCAGCAGGGCGACGTCGCGCTCGTGCTCGAGTCGTGCCGCGAGCGCGATCTGCTGCGCACGCGCATCGCGCCGCACCTGGTGCGCGCGCAGCGCTTCGTCTTTCCGATCTACGACGACGACTCGGTGCCGGTCTGGCAGCTTCGCATCGGCCTGACGATGTACGATCTGCTGGCCGGCTTTCAGAACCTGCAGCGCCACAAGCCGCTGAGCGCGGCTCAGCTGCGCGAGCGCGAGCCGGCGCTGGCCACCCACGGCCTGCGCGGCGGCGCGCTCTACTACGACTGCTGGACCGATGATGCGCGCCTGACGCTGGAGACGGCGCTGGCCGCTCGCGCCGCAGGCGCTGCGGTGCTCAATCACGCGCAGGTCGTCGCATTCGACAAGGATGCCACCGGACGCCTGACGGCAGCCTGCGTCCTGGATCGCCTCAGCGGCGAGTCGGTGACGGTGCGCGCGCGCTCGTTCATCAACGTCGCCGGGCCCTGGCTCGATCACGTCCGCCGCATGGACGATCCCGGCGCGCCGCCGCGGCTGCGGCTGACCAAGGGCGTGCACGCCGTCTTCGACCGATCGCGCATCGGCAACAACGACGCGATCGTCATGCGCGGCGTCGACGGCCGCGTCATGTTCGCGATCCCCTGGCAGAGCCAGACCGTGGTGGGCACCACCGATACGTTCTACAGCGGCGACCCGGGCGACGTGCGTGCCGATGGCGACGACGTCGACTACATCCTGGCTGCCGTCGCGCGGACCTTCCCCGGCGCCAACGCCACCGCGCGGCACATCATCAGCACGTATGCCGGGCTGCGGCCGCTGGTCGCGCCCGAGGATGAGCGCTCGGCTTCCGACGTCAGCCGCGAAGATCAGATCTTCGAGAGCCCCTCCGGGCTGATCTCGCTCGGCGGCGGCAAGCTGACCACGCACCGGCACGTGGCCGAGATCCTCGTCGATCATGCGGCCGAGCGCGTCGGGCGCCGCGTCGGACGCTGCCGCACGGCCGACGTGCCGCTTCCGGGCGCGGTCGGTGTGGAGCCGGGCGAGGCGCTCCCCGATACGCCCGAGACGCGCGAGGAACACATCCGTACGCGCTACGGCGCTCTTTGCGGCGAGGTCGCCGCGCTGGTTCGCGAGGACGAGCGGCTCGGGCATCCGCTGGCGGGCGATCTTCCCGACCTTCTGGCGGAGGTCGTGCACGCCGCCGATTACGAGATGGCATGCACGCTCGAGGACGCGCTGCTGCGCCGCATGCACGTCGGCCTTCGCAGCAGGGAGCGCAGCGATGTCCTTCGCCTGGCAGCCGAGGTCATGGGCCGGCGCCTGGGATGGGACGCGGCACGCACGCAGCAGGAGATCGAGCGCTGCCAAGAGAGGCTGCGTCTGGACAGCGAAGGCTTCACGAGCCGCATCGACGAGCGCGAGGGAACCGCCTCGATGAGCCATCGCGAAGACGCGCCCGATGCTGCACCGAGTGCGGCAAACACCTGA
- a CDS encoding phosphotransferase, with protein MPLQSLGLDKKALGDIAAEYGLGKIGPTSAAIPEWGSKRYILEVSKTNYELQVRSLEDEFDLRRELELLMFLEKHSFPSPRPVSDRRGRQFIEREGHYLVLYKMPLGKQAVGDQLSLKAVHSMGRVLGQLHMVGRGYKKAIDNRFGFDRIFEAYAAVRRRIPPYFKKIIRTLDEETEYLGNYLETKLPKGIIHGTVHCYGILVRGDQVVCLGDFDAACRGKYVFDLATAVNAMCFVEGGYSLERFEALMAGYESLRTLSLAEWDSFPNELRFAALRFAVTRLCEFFEGEPDEQNRINTDFREYLDRLRVLRREKEGGMEGLLMAMATGYDYRKYQRVKSGDYEGDEEGAEDMVGEAEEAEDLEEDIGGDDFDEIDDNED; from the coding sequence ATGCCGCTGCAATCGTTAGGTCTGGACAAGAAAGCCCTCGGCGACATCGCCGCCGAGTATGGGCTCGGCAAGATCGGCCCGACCAGCGCGGCCATCCCGGAGTGGGGCAGCAAGCGCTACATCCTCGAGGTCAGCAAGACCAACTACGAGCTGCAGGTGCGCTCGCTCGAAGACGAGTTCGATCTGCGTCGCGAGCTCGAGCTGCTCATGTTCCTCGAGAAGCATTCCTTCCCGAGCCCGCGCCCGGTCAGTGATCGTCGCGGGCGCCAGTTCATCGAGCGTGAGGGACACTACCTCGTCCTCTACAAGATGCCGCTCGGCAAGCAGGCCGTCGGCGATCAGCTCAGTCTGAAGGCCGTGCACAGCATGGGGCGGGTCCTTGGCCAGCTCCACATGGTCGGGCGCGGCTACAAGAAGGCGATCGACAACCGCTTCGGCTTCGACCGCATCTTCGAAGCATACGCCGCCGTGCGCCGGCGCATCCCGCCGTACTTCAAGAAGATCATCCGCACGCTCGACGAGGAGACCGAGTACCTCGGGAACTACCTCGAGACCAAGCTTCCCAAGGGCATCATCCACGGCACCGTGCACTGCTACGGCATCCTGGTGCGCGGCGATCAGGTGGTGTGCCTCGGCGACTTCGATGCGGCCTGCCGCGGCAAGTACGTCTTCGACCTGGCCACGGCCGTCAACGCGATGTGCTTCGTCGAGGGTGGCTATTCGCTCGAGCGCTTCGAGGCGCTGATGGCGGGCTACGAGTCGCTGCGCACGCTGTCGCTGGCCGAGTGGGACAGCTTCCCCAACGAGCTGCGTTTTGCGGCGCTGCGGTTCGCCGTCACGCGCCTGTGCGAGTTCTTCGAAGGCGAGCCCGACGAGCAGAACCGCATCAACACCGACTTCCGCGAGTACCTCGATCGCCTGCGGGTGCTTCGTCGCGAGAAGGAAGGCGGCATGGAAGGGCTGCTCATGGCGATGGCCACCGGCTACGACTACCGCAAGTACCAGCGCGTCAAGTCGGGCGACTACGAGGGCGACGAGGAAGGCGCGGAGGACATGGTCGGCGAGGCCGAGGAAGCCGAGGATCTCGAGGAAGACATCGGCGGGGACGACTTCGACGAAATCGACGACAACGAGGACTGA